From the Halobacterium zhouii genome, the window TCCCAGCGGACGAAACGCGAACAGCAACTCAGGGCCCAGTTCCGCCAGCAGGAGGCCATCGCCGACCTCGGGCAACTGGCCCTGAACACCGACGACGTCGACGCGCTGATGGCCGAGGTGAGCGAGCGCGTCGCCGACGTGCTCGACAACGACTACTGCAAGGTCCTCGACCTCCAGCCGGAGGCCGACGAACTCCTGCTCCGGCAGGGCGTCGGCTGGCAGGACGGCCTCGTCGGCGACGCGACCGTGTCGGCCAGCGAGGACTCCTCGCAGGCGGCCTACACGCTCGAACACGACGAACCGGTCGTGGTCACTGACCTCGAAACCGAGTACCGGTTCAGCGGGCCGTCCCTCCTGCGCAATCACGACGTTCGGAGCGGCATCAGCGTCGTCATCGGTTCGCACGAGGACCCGTGGGGGATTCTCGGGACCCACGACAGCGACCGCACGGAGTTCTCCACGCACGACGTGAACTTCGTTCAGTCGGTCGCGAACATCCTCACGACGGCCATCAACCGGCACAGCGACGAGCGCGAACTCCGACGGAAGCGCGAGCAACTCGAGGCGCTGAACACCCTCAACGTCGTCTTCCGCGACATCACGGACGCGGTCGTCGAACAGCCGACCCGGGAGGAGGTAGAACAGACCGTCTGTGACCACCTCGCGGACACAGACTCCTACGAGTTCGCCTGGGTCGGGGCGGTCGACGTGGCGACCGGCACGGTGAATCCGCGCACGGAGGCGGGCGTGGAGAACTACCTCGAGGGAACCACGATCACCATCGACCCCGAGGACACCCACAGCCAGGGGCCGACCGCGCGCGCCGTCCAGACGAGGGAGATGCAGGTCGTCGAAGACGCGCTCACGGACGAGTCCTACGAGGCGTGGCGCGAGAAAGCCCGGGAGCACAGGTTCGTCGCGTCGGCGGCCATCCCGGTCGTCCACGAGAGCACCATCTACGGCGTGTTGAACGTCTACTCCGACCGCCCCGAAGCGTTCACGGGACGGGAGAGAGCCGTCCTCCAGCAACTCGGGGAGGTCGTCGGGCACGCCATCGCCGCGGTGGAGCGAAAGCGCGCGCTGATGAGCGACGAGGTCGTCGAACTCGACTTCGCCATCCCGGGCGTGTTCGACGAACTGGACGTCGACGTCCCTGCCGATTGTCGGCTGGAGATTACGAAGACGGTCCCGACGGGAGCGGACTCGTTCCTCGCCCACGGCACGGCGAACGCCGCCGGCGTCGAACTCGTGGACGCCCTGACGGAGACGCTCCCGAACTGGAACGGGTTGTTGCGCCGCGAAGAGACGGACGACGGCGTCCGGTTCCAGGTGCGCATCTCCGAATCGACGATCCTCTCGATGGTCGCATCCCAGGGCGGCCGCGTCGAACGCGCGGTCTTCGAGGGCGACAAACTCGACCTGCGACTCCACCTCAGACCCAGGACTGCGGTCCGGCAGGTCATCGACACCGTCCAGTCGGAGTATCCGACTGCGGAGATGCTGTCCCGCCGGCAGGTCACCAGGGACGACGACCCGACTGTCGGGTCCCACCGGGACCTCGAGGGGGGACTCACGGAGCGACAGGTCGCGGCGTTGAGGGCGGCCTACGGCGGCGGGTTCTTCGAGTGGCCGCGCACCCACTCCGGGGAGGAGATAGCCGACTCGATGGGCGTCGCGCCGCCGACGTTCCACCAGCACCTCCGGAAGGCCGAACAGAAGGTGCTCGACGCGGTGCTGGAGGAGACAATCGACTGACCGTCCGTGGTTCGTCGCCACGGTCCGCGGCCAGGCGGATCCTCGACCGGGGACGGCAAGGATACTCTTTACGGAGGCCGCCATAGTGCGTCGCGTGACAGTGTTCGACCTCGTCGTGCTGGGTGGTGGCACCGGGAACATCGTCGCGTCGGCGGCGGCGGACGCAGGACTCGACGTCGCCATCGTCGAGCGCGGCCGACTCGGCGGCACCTGCCTCAACCGGGGCTGTAACCCCTCGAAGAAACTCATCCACCGGGCGGACGTCGTCGAGACAGTCCGGAACGCCTCGGCGTACGGCATCGACGCGACGCTGGACGACGTTCCGTTCGCGGACGTCGTCGCGGAGGTGAACGCGACCGTCGCCGAGGAAGCCGAGTCGAAAGCAGAGCGCGCCCGCGAACACGACGGCGTGACCTTCTATCAGGCGGCGGGACGGTTCGTCGACGAGCGGACCGTCGAGGTGAGAACCGGAGGCGAGTGGGGAGACGACAGTAACGAGACGATCACAGGCGACGACGTCGTGCTCGCCGGCGGGTCACGACCGCTGATTCCGGATTCCATCGACGGCGCAGACGAAGCGTCGTTCCTCACGAGCGACGAGGCGCTCCGACTGGACGAACTCCCCGACCGCCTCGTCGTCGTCGGCGGGGGGTACATCGCCGTCGAGATGGGGCACTTTTTCGGGCAGATGGGCGCAACCGTCGTCATCGTCGGCCACGGTGACGTACTCGCCGACCGAGAGGACCACGACGTCGCGGAGCGACTCACCGAGGCCTACCGTCGGAAGCACGAACTCCACCTCGGCCACGAGGTGACCGCGCTCGCTGACGACGACGGCGAGACGGTCGTGACCGCCGAATCCGAGGATGGCGACGAACTCGAGGTGCGCGGCGACGAGGTGCTGGTGGCGACGGGCCGGCGACCGAACTCGGACCTGTGGAACGTCGAGGCCGCCGGACTGGAGACGAACGAGAAGGGGTTCGTGGCGACCGACGAGTGCCTGGAGACGTCCGTGGACGGCGTGTGGGCCATCGGCGACATCGCGGACAACTTCATGTTCAAGCACTCCGGCGACAAGGAGGCCGAGTACGTCGTCGAGAACGTCGTGCGCGACGCCCGGACACCCGTCGAGTTCCCCGGGATGGCTCACGCCGTCTTCGGGTCGCCACAGATCGGGAGTCTCGGGAAGACCGAGTCCGACCTCGGGGACCGTGCGTACGACGTCGGCGAGTTCGAGTACGACGAGACCGCCCTCGGGTCGGCGCTGGCGAGCGACGCGGGGTACGCGAAGGCGCTCGTCGCACCGGACGACGAAGTCCTCGGTTTCCACGTCGTCGGGCCGCACGCCTCGATGCTCGTTCACGAGGTGAGCACCGCGGTTGCGGCCGGCGGGGACGCCGAGCGAATCGCGGAGACCATTCACGTCCATCCGGCGCTCTCGGAGGTCGTCCAGGGCGCGTTCCGCGACGCGCGAGACGTGGCGCCCTCGGGGTTCTGAGACGGACTGTCCCGCGTTCGGGAGTGCTGGAATGGGCACCCAGAGTTCCCGGACGCTGAGTGGTTCTCGAAGTTTCGGAACAACGCCGTCGCCGCCGGCGATGTCTGCGGGAATCCAGTAACGATACATCCCCACGCCCTGTACCGCCGACAATGACACGGGTCGCACTCACGGGTGCCGGCGGCAACGTCGGTCGAGAACTCCTCGACGCGTTCGGCGACGGACACGCTGTCGTTCCGTTCACGCACTCTGAGCACGAAGATCTGGACAGCGAACTACTCGACGTCACCGACCCCGACGCGGTCGCCGACGCCCTCGACGGGTTCGACGTCGTCGTCCACCTCGCGGGGGCGTCGTCTCCGGAGACCGACTGGGACACCGTCGTCGACGTGAATTTCCACGGGACCAAACACGTCCTCGACGCGGCCGTCGAGAACGGCGTCGAGCGGGTGGTGTTCGCGAGTTCGAACCACGCCGTCGGCATGTACAACACCGCGGACCCCGCCGAACCCGAGCAGATGGTACTCGAGAACGCCCGGACCGTCGGCGCCGACGCGTCACCCCGCCCGGACACCTACTACGGCGTGAGCAAGGCGGCCTGTGAGGCGTTGACCAACTTCTACGCCGACCGTCACGGCCTCGAGGTCGTGAACCTCCGCATCGGCTGGTACCTCGACGAAGACGACCTCCGGGAGCACACGGGGGAGGCCGTCGAGCGCGTCGAGGACCGGTTCGCGCGAGCGATGTGGCTGAGCCCCCACGACTGCCGGGACGTCCACCGGAAGGCCGCGCTCGCGGACCTCTCGGAGAGCCCGGTGACGCTGAACGCCGTCTCGCGGAACGACGAGCGAACATACACGCTCACGGAGACGATGCGCGTACTCGGGTACACGCCCCGGGACAACGCCGCCGAGACGCTCGCGGAGTGAGTCGAGTCACTTCCGCGTGGCGGACTCGTTGCCTGCGTCGTCCCCCGATTCGACTCCGCTATCGTTGTCCTCCGATTCGACCCCGCTATCGCCGTCCTCCGCTGTCCACCTATCGCCGTCGCCCGCCCTGGTCTCCCACTCGCCGAGCTCTCGCGGGTCGATGTGCACGAACACGTCGTCGATCTCGGGAATCGAGCGCAGGTTCTCGACGACGGCCGTCTCGATGTCGTGGGCGTCGTGGAGCGTCATGTCGCCCTCCACTTCGATGTGGAGGCTGACGTCGACCTCCGGGCCGACGTAGTGGGCGACGACGTCGTGCGCCCCGTTGACTTCGGGGTGGTCGAGCGCGCGGGAGAGTATCTCCTCGCGGAGGTCCTCGTCCGGAGCCGCACCGACGAGGTAGTTCACGTTGTCCTGGATGATCTCGTAGCCCGTGTAGAGGATGCCGGCGGCGACGACGAACGCGGCCAGCGGGTCGAGCACGGGGTAGCCGATGGCGGATCCGAGGACGCCGACGAGCGCCGCGCTCGCTGTGAGGATGTCGTTTCGATTGTCGAGCGCGGTGGCGCGAGTCGCGGGCGAGCGGTGGTCCTCGGCGACGCCCAGACAGTAGCGGTAGAGCACGTACTTGCCGATGGCGGTGCCGACGAGCACGACGACAGCCACGAGGCTGGTCGAGCGGCCGTACGAGCCGTCGAGAACCGCGTTCGTGGCGGTCCAGAGCACGCCGGCGCCAGCGGCGAGCACGCCCACTGCGACGACGAGCGAGACGAACGGTTCGATGCGCTCGTGGCCGTGCGGGTGCTCGAAGTCCGGCGGCTGGGTGGTCAAGTAGAGGCCGCCGAGCACGACCAGCGAGTACGCGACGTCCGCGATGCTGTTGACGGCTTCAGAGCCGACCGCGAGACTGCCAGTGAGCCACCACGCGACGCCCTTCGCCGCCACGAGCAGGAGGTTCGCGGCGAGCACCACGACGCCGACCCGCCGAACGGCGCGCTTGCGGTCCATTCTACGTCTCCTTTTCGCGCCCCGATGTTCGGTTTTTCGATTCAGTCGAAACCTGGTGGCGGCCGCGGGCTACGACTAACCGTCGGTTCCGAGTCCGACCTTGGCGACGATTCCCGGGTCGTACGGTGCCACCGTCACGACGACGTTCCTGGCCTCGATGGAGTTCGACGCGCCGACGACAATCATTCTGACGTTCGACCCCATCCCCTCGATGAAATGCTCGTGGTCGACCGTCGCCTCGACGACGAACGTCTGCTCGCCGGTCAACACCTGGTCCCACTTCTGGGGTTCGTCGGGGGCGCTTTCGACGGTCTCCTCGAAGACGGGTTCGCCGCCGCTGTGAAGGGTCGCGGAGATGGTGACCGACTGTGTCTGTTCGGTTTCGTTCTCGAGGCGGACGCCGTACGAGTCGGTCCCCGCGTCGGGGTCCTTGCTCCCGTTCCCCGAGAGCGCGGTACAGCCAGCGAGTGCGGTTGCTGTGAGCACGCCGCCAGTCCGGAGGACGCGTCGTCGCGTCGATTGGAGGGACATGCGCGTCGCAATGACACATACGCAGAAGTAGGGTTTCCCGACTACTCGAACGCGAGTCGGACCGCACCGCCGTCCGTCTCGGCGGCAGCGGGGTGGTCGCAAAACGCCTCGTGGAGGCGGTCGTAGGAGTCCTCTAGAGCTTCTACGATGACCTTCGTGTCGCCGATGACGGGCATGAAGTTCGTGTCACCGTCCCAGCGCGGCACCACGTGCGTGTGGAGGTGGTCGTCGATGCTCCCACCCGCGGCGCTCCCGCCGAGATTCAACCCGGCGTTGAAGCCGTCCGGGCCGAAGGCCGCCTCGATGGCGTCGAACGTCGCCTGCTTCAGGCGCGCGTGGTCGAGGAGCACGTCGGCAGCGAGGTCCGTGTAGTCGCCCGTGTGCACGTTCGGAATCACCATGCAGTGGCCCGGGCTGTACGGATAGTTGTTGAGCATCACGGTGGCGCGCTCGGAGCGCGCGACGACGAGATGCTCGCGGGCGTCCGGCCGCTCCGGGTACTCGCAGAACACGCAGTCCACGTCCTCGTTTTTCTCCTCGCGCTCGACCCAGTCGATTCGCCACGGCGCGAACACCTGGTCCATGCCGCGGGATTGACGGCCCACGCCAGTAGTGTTTCGGGGATTTGTCCCCACCACCCGGTGGTTCCCGGAACCCTCCGGTGACATGGCACGAAACCGAAATCAAGAGCCGCTTATTTACGTCGCGAACGACTCGTACTCGACGAGGGTGGTTCCGATGGAGAGTAAAGCATCTCGATCTGACGGTATGACGGAACAGTGTACGAACTGTGGGCGAGAGACGTCTCACGAAGTCTCCGTCGAACTTCGTACCGAGAGTTCCAGTGAGGAGAACGCCGAGTTCTCCCGCGAGCCGTATCGAGTAACGTCGTGTCTCGTGTGCGGTGAGGAGACGAGCCAGCGCATGAACAACGCGTAGACGTCGTCGCCGGAGCCGTTCCTCATATTTTTTGCCGGGCGACGAAGCCGCGTCGACAGCCCTCGCGACGACCAGTTACGTCAGAATCTCGCAGCCGTCCTCGGTGACGACGAGCGTGTGCTCGTCCTGGCTCACGAGCGCGCCGTCGTCCTCCTTCAACACGGGGTACGACCGCACGACGTCCGCCATCTCGAGGCGGCGCAGGCTCATCTCGGCGCGCGAGTCGTCCAGCCAGCGCGCCGCGAACGGCAGGCCGTCGAACGCCTCGAGGTCCTCGAGCAACTGGCGGGCGCGCCGGTCGCGCACGTTCCCGGTGCCTACGACCTCGTAGATCTCTGTCGCAGAGCCCTCCGTGACCTTCCCCGTGCCGTCCGTGGCGAACGGCTCGATTGCGAGCACGTCGCCCGCCTGGAGTTCCGTGCCCGAGTCGACGGCCCGGTTCGGGACGTTTGGCGGCGTGTGCGCGTCGTACACGTCGAGGCCGTGGCCGGTGAGGTTCACAACGGGGTTGTAGCCGTACGCCTCGATGACGTCCCCGACTTCCGCGCCGACCTCGCCCGTGTGGACGCCCGGTTCGACCGCGTCGACGGCGGCCTCGAGGGCTTCCTCGGCGGCCTCCACGAGTTCCGGGTTGCCCGAGAGGTCGACCGTCGTCGCGGCGTCCGCGATGTGGCCGTCGACGTGCACGCCGACGTCCAGGCACACCATCTCCTCGCCGAACTCGGTGTCGTCGTCCCTGCCGGGCGCGGCGTGGCTCGCCTCCTCGTCGACGCTGATGTTCACCGGGAACGCGGGCTCCCCGCCGAGTTCGCGGATGCGCTCCTCTGCGAACTCCGCGACCTCGAGTTGCGTGACGCCGACCTCCACGCGGTCGGCGGCCTCGCTCAACACGTCCTGCAGGATCTCCCCGGCCTCGACGTACTGCTCGTACGCCTCGGAGCCGGGTTCGACGCTGTCTGCCATGCCCGTCCCTTCACCCGAACAGGGGAAAGAGGTTGCGGGACTACGCGGTCGTCCGACGCCGGAACCGCAGCACGCGACCGACGGCACCGCCCGCAGCGGCGCCGAGCACGCCGAAGATCCCGCCGATGGTCGCGGCCTCGAGGTCCGTGGCGAACCGCGCGAGCGTCGTAAGCAGCGCGCCGTCGCTGCCGAGCACGTGGAACCCGACTGCCGACCCGGCGAACGCCGCGACGCCGATGGCGACGCAGACCGCGAACGCGTGATACCGGATGGCGTACAGCGTGCTCGCCACCACCGCCGCGAACGCGGCGTCGACCGGGAAGTAGACGCCGGGTTCGTTCGCATCGAGGTAGACCACGGTCGAGACGGCGCCGACGACGAACACCGTGGCGACGACCGGAATGCCGACGCGGAGGGCACTGCGGCGGGGGCCGACGAGCAGGCGGCGCACGTTCATACGCGACTCGTCTCTCGGCGCCCTCAAAGTCCTGCCGGCGCGCTCACTCCTCGAGAAACCACTCGACGTCCGAGACGGCGTCCTCGCGCTCCCCGCCGTTCCAGTACTGTTCGCCGTCCGCGCGCTCGGCGACGCCGTCGGGGACGCAGCCGAACCACCGGGCGTCCCACTCGTCACCCTCCTCGGACGCGCGCTTCGCGCTCAGGTGGTCCATCGGCGTGTTCGCGTTCTCCGGAACCGCCGAATCGACCGGCTCGGCTCGAAGGACCACGTCGTAGCCGGTGGTCTGGCGGTACTCCGCGCCCGCGAGGCGGTAGCTCGTCCGCGTCACGCGCTCCGGTCGCTCGAGTGAGACGGCGAGGCCCGTCTTCTGGGCGACCCACCGTCGCGCCACCGCTCCCCAGTCGTCGCCCGGTCGCACCGGACTCCTCGGCAGCGACCACCCCTCGGGCGCGTTCACGAGCAACACGTCGCCGTCACCGTTCACCACGCCGACAGCGACCGTCCCGACCCACGACTCGTGGCCGTTGAACGCGCCGCGGTCGTTCACCACCCGCGTCTCTTCGTGGAACAACACGTCGGTTTGCTCGCGCAACTGCTCTGGGTCGAGCAGGGACATCTTCTCGAAACCGTCGTACGTGGGCCGTTCGGGCATGCTGGAGGGCCGCCGGAGGCGTCGCTCCGACTGTAGGCACGTCTCTACAGGCGGACGGTAGAAGAACGCTTCGGCGAACTGGTTCGGGTGCTCTGGTGCGGGGCCATCAGTACGCTCCCCGCTCGCAATCCCGCGGGTCTCGTTTCACTCGACCCGCGCGGTCTGCATCCCGTCCGTGTTGAACGCCTCTCCGAACCCGCCGTCGCTGTCCAGAACGATGACGCCTGCGCCCTCGCCCGTCATCTCCTCGAGTTCCTCGACGGCCTGCTCCGCGGCGGCCTGCGCGCTCATCCCGTCCTCCAGGTGGCGAACCGCGCGCCGCGTCAGCGTCGTCTTCGCGATGGCCTCGCCCGCGCCCGTCGCCGACGCCGCGCCCGCTGGCGCGGCGTAGAACCCGGACCCGATCTGGGGAACGTCGCCGACCCGTCCCGCGAGCGCGAGCCAGCGACCGCCCGTCGACGTCGCCGCGGCGAACTCGTCCCCATCGTACGCAACCGCGCCGACCGTGTCGTGGTCCTTGTCGTCGCTAGTCCGGCTATTGTCACCGCCGTTGTCGAGGTTCATCGCGCCGAACTTGTCCCGGATCCACTCGAGGTGCTCGCGCGGGCCACCGTCGGGGTGGTCTTCGAGGTCGTCCCAGCGTTTTCGGGTGTCCTCGCTCCAGAGGTCGCACTCGGTCTTGACTCCCACGTCGTCGGCGAAGTCGACGGCGTGCACGCCGTTCAGCATGACGTGGGGCGTCTCCTCCATCACCGCTCGCGCGACCGAAATCGCGGCCTCGACGCCGGGCATCGACGCCGCCGCGCCGGCCTCGCGGGTCGCTCGGCCATCCGGCGACTCCGTCCTGTCGTCGCCCGCCCGCCCGCTCCTCATCACGCCGGCGTCCGTCCGCACGATGCCGTCGGACTGCACCGCGCCGCCCACTCCCGCGTTGAATCGGGGGTTCCCCTCCAGCACTCGAATCGCGGCTTCGACGGCGTCGGTGACGGTGTCCTCGTCCGCGCCCGCGCTCGCCGCTTCGTCGAGCGTCGCCTGTCGCGGCTCCGGTTCGTCCGGGCTGCTGCCCGCGCCGCCGTGCACGATAATCTTCATACTCGTTCCTGTCGCGCACGCGCTCTTAGTCGTGGGGTTTCCCGGCCGACGAACCGGAGCTCGCAGCACACCCGGACGCCCGCGTTAGGAACTCTGTACGCAGCGGGTAGACAGTCCGGGGGCGCAGTAGCCTGTGAATAGCAAAGCATCCTGAGGGTCCGAGAGGAATCATGAAACTGGCCGTGATCGGCTTCGGTAACGCGGGCGGAAAGGTCGCCGACCGAATCGTGGAGTACGAGGCCGAGACGGGGCGCGCGCTCTGCCGGTTCACCGCCGCCGTGAACACTGCGAGCATCGACCTGGAGAAGATAACGCACATTCCGCGGGAGAACCGCGTGCTCGTCGGGCAGACCGACGAGCGCTCGAAGGGCCACGGCGCGGGCGCGGACCCCGAACTCGGCGCGGAGCTGGCCCGCCAGGACCGGGCGGAGATCAGACGTTTCCTCGACGGCGTCCCGCTGCACGACATCGACGCGTTCCTCGTGGTCGGCGGCCTCGGCGGCGGCACGGGGAGCGGCGGCGGCCCCGTGCTCGCCGGCATCCTCTCCGAGCAGTACAACGAACCCGTCTACGGGCTCGGCGTCCTCCCGAGCGAGGACGAGGGCGGGCGCGCGTCCCTGAACGCCGCTCGCTCGGTGCAGTCGTACATGGACCAGACGGACGGCCTCGTGCTGTTCGACAACGACGCCTGGAAGGAGGGAGCGGACTCCGTCGAGTCCGGCTACGAGCGCACGAACCACGAGATAGCCAAGCGCGTCGTGACGCTGCTCGGGGCTGGCGAGTACGACGGTTCGACGGTCTCGGAGAACGCCATGGACTCCAGTGACATCAACCGGACGCTGGCGGTCGGCGGCGTCAGCACGGTGGCGTACGCCGAGGCGGCCGTCGACGAGTCGACGCGGCGCCAGCAGGGCCTGCTAGGTCGCGTCCGCTCGAACGGTTCGGACGGCACCGACGCGGACTCGGCGACGAAGATCCACAGCCTCGTCCGGCGCGCGGTGCAGTCCCGGCTCACGTGCCCCGCGGAGGTCGAATCCACGGAGCGCGCGCTCGTCGTCGTCTCCGGCCCGCCCGAGGAACTCTCACACAAGGGATTGGTCCGCGCGAGACAGTGGCTGGAGGGAGAGATCGACAGCGTGGAGGTGCTCGCTGGCGACGACCCGCGGCCGTCGAGTGACACCCTCTCGGCGACCGTGTTGCTCTCGAACGTCACCGACGTCCCCCGCGTCGACCGCCTCCAGGAGCAGGCCGTGGACGCCCAGTCCGACATCGAGCGGCAGGCCACGGGCCGCGAGGAGGCGATAACGAACCTCGTCACGGACGCCGAGAACCGCCTCGACCCGGTATGACGCGGAGAATTCGCGCCGCGATTCCGTGGCGTCAGCATCGAATCAGGTCACTCCAGCGGTCGGACTGACACCGTGGCCCGGGAGCAGCGCACTGGCCGCGGGACGGCGGGTAGCGACCCTGGCGTGTTGACGCTGCTCCGCAACGACCTCGCGTGGCTTCACGCCGCCTGGATGGGGCTCGTGTTCCCCGAGCAGCGCCAGAATCACCCGGCGCTCGGCCGGTGGTCGCCGACGACGTTCACTGAGCGGGTCGCCTACGTCGCGTGGGCGGTCCTCGGCGCGCTCGCCGTCGCCGTGGGTTATCCGTTCGCGCTCGCCGGGTTCGCGGTCCGGTTCTACAGCCGACGGCTGTACAGCACCGCGCTCGCGCTCGGCGTCCTCGGCGTGGTCGCAGTGGCCACGCTGATCTGGGGGGCTCTCACCGTCGGCGTCTACCTCCTGGAGTTCTCCCGCGAGGGCGTCCTCGCGGTGGCCGCCGGTGGCGGGGTAGCGGTCGCGTCGGCGGCGCTGGCGACCGCGTTCGCGCGGTGGGACGGGCGGGCGACGACAGTCCTGCTGGCGTACCCGTTCGGCGTCACCGCGGTGTTCCTGCCGCCCGTGGTCGCGGCGCTGTACTCGCCGACGCTGGGCGAGTGGGTGTTCCCGAACAGCTACAATTTCGCGGTGTGGCTCCTCGAGAACCCGCTCGCAGGGACCGGCGTGGACGAGTTCCTCCGCTCGCGGTTCGACCTCGCGGGCGTTGCCTACGTCGGCATGTGGTTCGCGCTCGCGGTCCCGGTCGGGTGGGTGCTCGGCCTGCTCGTCACGCTCGCGGACGTCGTGCGACCCGCGCCCCCCGCGGAGTGACTCGGAGCGCGGGCCGACAGACGTGGGCTGACGCGACGACTGCTGGACTCCACGGAACCGCCGTCGGACCGCTTCTGACGCGTGAACAACTGACACTGACGGCGGGAAACAGCAGTCCTTTTAGGCGCTACCTGCGATTTTCGAACCGATATGAGCTACGAGCAGGTTGAGGTCCCCGAGAACGGGGAGAAGGTCACGTACGACGAGGAGGCGGACGAACTCCGCGTCCCCGAGAACCCCATCATCCCCATCCTCCACGGGGATGGCATCGGAAACGAGGTCGGTCCCGCCGCACAGAAGGTGCTCACCGCCGCCGCGGAAGCGACGGGCCACGACGTCGCGTGGATGGAAGTGTACGCCGGCGAGACCGCCCGCGAGAAGTACGACGAGAACCTCCCGGACGCGACCGTGGACGCCATCCGCGACCACCGCGTTGCCATCAAGGGTCCGCTCACGACGCCCGTCGGCGCGGGCTTCCGCTCGCTGAACGTCGCGCTCCGCCAGACGCTCGACCTCTACGCGAACGTCCGCCCGACGTACTACCTCGACGGCGTGCCGTCCCCGATGAAGTCGCCCGAGGAGATGGACATGGTGACGTTCCGGGAGAACACCGAGGACGTGTACGCTGGCATCGAGTGGGAGGCCGGCAGCGACGAGGCCGAACAGGTCCGGGACTTCGTCGAGGACGAGATGGACTTCGACGGCGTGATGCACGACGGCCCCATCGGCCTCGGTCTCAAACCCATCTCCGAGAAGGGCAGCAAGCGCCTCGTCCGCGAGGCCATCGACTACGCCATCGAGAACGACCGCGACAAGGTCACGCTCGTCCACAAGGGCAACATCATGAAGTTCACCGAGGGGCAGTTCGGTGACTGGGGGATGGAGGTCGCCGACGAGGAGTACCCCGACGACGAGGTGTTCGCCGCGCCCGACTCCCTCTGGGAGGAACAGGACGAGGTCGACATCCCGGAGGACGCCGTGATGGTCGAGGAGCGCCTCGCCGACGCGATGCTCCAGTGGATGCAGCTGCGCACCGACGAGTTCGACGTGCTCGCGATGCCGAACCTCAACGGCGACTACCTCTCGGACGCCGCGGGCGCTCAGATCGGCGGCCTCGGCGTCGCGCCGGGCGCGAACTTCGGGAAGGGCCGTTGTCTCGCGGAGCCGGTCCACGGCTCCTCGCCGAAGAACGCCGGCCTGAACAAGGCCAACCCGACCGCGCTCATCCTCTCCGGGCGCCTCCTGTTCGAGTATATGGGCTGGGAGGACGCGGGTCAGCTCATCCGGGACGCCGTCGAGGAGACCATCTCCTCGGGCGAGGTCACGTACGACCTCGAGCGCCAGATCGAGGGCGGCGAGAAGCTCTCCACGACGGAGTACGCTGACGCCGTCGTCGACCGGATCGAGGAGCTCGCGTAATTCGCTCCTCGCGCAGTCGGCTTTCGCCGACGACGTCCACGACCGCGCGCAATCGAGCGCCGGCCCACCGGGCCACCAAACAAGCCACTTCTTTGCGGGACTGCGACCGGGAGCCGCCGCGTTCGCCAACTGCTTTGTCCCCGGGCACCGTACGTCGGGACGTGTCAGGAGACGACCCCTTCGACGAGATTCCGGACGACCCGACCTCGGACCTCGACCGAGCCACCCAGCAGCTCACCGTGCGCGTCGAGCGGCGCACCTACGACAAGCCCGTGACCATCGTGGAGGGGTTCGACGAGAACTCCGTGGACGTCTCTGCG encodes:
- a CDS encoding PAS domain S-box protein, translating into MTGESMTESLRETLAVFDSRRPLTTSEVTAHLDVGRRSTYDRLKKLADGGHLETKEVGARGRVWWRAQSGSVDGIEDGSADVNAVESADEFDDETVDDAAATEELFVSLVDAVEEYAIFLLDTDGCVRTWNPGAERIKGYDREDIVGQHFSTFYTEEAVAADVPAENLARAAEQGSVEDTGWRVRDDGSRFWANVTITAIRDEDGNLQGYAKVTRDMSDRRRFEERLRRQRDTLESELDEVFERIDDAFFAVDEQWQFTYVTDKMAKFAGRSADELLETDVADVLPAFDGGRPRAVAERAIETQESAELSFFSAHLDRHLHVGVYPSETGLSAYVRDVTERKERERHLEQYETVARTASDVIVSIDTEGTIQMANPAVEDVFGYEPDDLVGASIRTLLSDEMAADYDANLRQYLETGDRQGNWDNLEVQGEHADGNEIPLAISFNDYEHDGERFLTGIVRDVSQRTKREQQLRAQFRQQEAIADLGQLALNTDDVDALMAEVSERVADVLDNDYCKVLDLQPEADELLLRQGVGWQDGLVGDATVSASEDSSQAAYTLEHDEPVVVTDLETEYRFSGPSLLRNHDVRSGISVVIGSHEDPWGILGTHDSDRTEFSTHDVNFVQSVANILTTAINRHSDERELRRKREQLEALNTLNVVFRDITDAVVEQPTREEVEQTVCDHLADTDSYEFAWVGAVDVATGTVNPRTEAGVENYLEGTTITIDPEDTHSQGPTARAVQTREMQVVEDALTDESYEAWREKAREHRFVASAAIPVVHESTIYGVLNVYSDRPEAFTGRERAVLQQLGEVVGHAIAAVERKRALMSDEVVELDFAIPGVFDELDVDVPADCRLEITKTVPTGADSFLAHGTANAAGVELVDALTETLPNWNGLLRREETDDGVRFQVRISESTILSMVASQGGRVERAVFEGDKLDLRLHLRPRTAVRQVIDTVQSEYPTAEMLSRRQVTRDDDPTVGSHRDLEGGLTERQVAALRAAYGGGFFEWPRTHSGEEIADSMGVAPPTFHQHLRKAEQKVLDAVLEETID
- a CDS encoding dihydrolipoyl dehydrogenase family protein, encoding MTVFDLVVLGGGTGNIVASAAADAGLDVAIVERGRLGGTCLNRGCNPSKKLIHRADVVETVRNASAYGIDATLDDVPFADVVAEVNATVAEEAESKAERAREHDGVTFYQAAGRFVDERTVEVRTGGEWGDDSNETITGDDVVLAGGSRPLIPDSIDGADEASFLTSDEALRLDELPDRLVVVGGGYIAVEMGHFFGQMGATVVIVGHGDVLADREDHDVAERLTEAYRRKHELHLGHEVTALADDDGETVVTAESEDGDELEVRGDEVLVATGRRPNSDLWNVEAAGLETNEKGFVATDECLETSVDGVWAIGDIADNFMFKHSGDKEAEYVVENVVRDARTPVEFPGMAHAVFGSPQIGSLGKTESDLGDRAYDVGEFEYDETALGSALASDAGYAKALVAPDDEVLGFHVVGPHASMLVHEVSTAVAAGGDAERIAETIHVHPALSEVVQGAFRDARDVAPSGF
- a CDS encoding NAD-dependent epimerase/dehydratase family protein translates to MTRVALTGAGGNVGRELLDAFGDGHAVVPFTHSEHEDLDSELLDVTDPDAVADALDGFDVVVHLAGASSPETDWDTVVDVNFHGTKHVLDAAVENGVERVVFASSNHAVGMYNTADPAEPEQMVLENARTVGADASPRPDTYYGVSKAACEALTNFYADRHGLEVVNLRIGWYLDEDDLREHTGEAVERVEDRFARAMWLSPHDCRDVHRKAALADLSESPVTLNAVSRNDERTYTLTETMRVLGYTPRDNAAETLAE
- a CDS encoding cation diffusion facilitator family transporter, yielding MDRKRAVRRVGVVVLAANLLLVAAKGVAWWLTGSLAVGSEAVNSIADVAYSLVVLGGLYLTTQPPDFEHPHGHERIEPFVSLVVAVGVLAAGAGVLWTATNAVLDGSYGRSTSLVAVVVLVGTAIGKYVLYRYCLGVAEDHRSPATRATALDNRNDILTASAALVGVLGSAIGYPVLDPLAAFVVAAGILYTGYEIIQDNVNYLVGAAPDEDLREEILSRALDHPEVNGAHDVVAHYVGPEVDVSLHIEVEGDMTLHDAHDIETAVVENLRSIPEIDDVFVHIDPRELGEWETRAGDGDRWTAEDGDSGVESEDNDSGVESGDDAGNESATRK